The DNA window CATTGGTGCAGGGATTAATGGTCTGTGTACATGCTACCATCTCTTGCGGCAGGGCATTCGCGATGTTGGGCTGATTGAGCAATTTGGTCTCGCTCACGGCCGGGGCAGTTCACACGGGGATTCGCGCATTACCCGCAGTGCGTATGTGAATGCAGATTATGTGCGTCTCATGCAAATTGCACACGGCGAGTCGTGGCCCCAGCTCGAGCGCGATGCAGAGGTCCAGCTCATTTATCCCACGCCCGGCTGTTTTTTTGGTCCACCGGGGGGGAAATACGAAAGTTATGCTGAGGCTGTGACAGAGGTTGGTGTGGATGTGGAACCTCTCACCCCTGAAGAGGGGCGGAAGCGCTTTCCGGTTTTTCGCTTTGAAAATGCCGCTGGCGTTCTCCATGACCGCACGGCTGGGCTTGTGGCTGCCGCGCAGGCTGTTCAGTCTCTTATTTATCTGATTCGCAGACAGGGTGGGGATATCCGGGAAAATACGACTGTGCAGCGCGTTGATATTACTCGCGATCCCATTCGCGTGGAGACTTCTGCGGGGGATTTTGAAACAGAGCGTCTGATTGTGACGGCTGGTCCCTGGGTGTCTCGTTTGCTTCCGGTTCTCGATTCGCGGGTTGCAGTGGCGCGTCAGACGGTTGGGTTTTTCCAGCTTGAGGGGTCGCGGGAGGAATTTCAACCGGGGGCTTTTCCGGTTTGGGGTTATCTCCTGCGAAAAGGCGATATAAGTTATTACGGTCTTCCGCAATTTGGGCGCAATGGGATCAAGTTGGCCAAACATATTGTCAGTGGTGTTGACGACGATCCCGACGATGTGCCCACGCAGATGCCGGAAGACGCGATTGAGGATCTTCGGGTATTTATTAAAGCGCAATTTGTTCCGCCTGTTGCGCGGTTTCTCGATTGGGAGACATGTCTTTATACCAATACGGGTACTGAGGACTTTATTCTCGATATCCATCCGGATAATCCCAATGTGGTTATCGGAGCGGGCTTTTCAGGGCACGGTTTTAAGTTCGGACCGCTTACGGGGCGCATTTTGTCTGAACTGAGTCTTAATGGCAAGACGTCTATACCCGAATTTGAGGCGGCGAGGACTATGTTCGAGGTCCCAGGTAATGTTTGAGCTTGTTATTCACCGACGTGCAGTGCAATTTTCCATCGCGCTTCTGACCGTCCTGCTCTTCGCGCCTTCATCCGCGTATGATCGCGACCGCTGGGAAAATTTTACCAGCATGAATTACGTCACGTCCATAGTGGAAAGCCCGACGGTCATTTTTGTGGCGACGACCGGGGGCATTCGCCGCTATGACCGGTTTGCCAAGACGTGGCTGGCTCCGCTGACAACCCGCGATGGTCTGCCCGATAACCGGGTGCAGCGGATTGCTTATGATAGCGATACAGGTGATCTGTGGTTTGAAACGCCCTCGGGTGTGGGCAGATGGCTTACTGGCGTGCAGAGCGTCATGCCGGGGGGCAGGCCTCCTGCACATCTCCACAATCCCCGGTCAGTTCCCCAAATTCCACCGGTTTTTCCGCCTTTTGGGTATTATCTCGACGAGCACCAGGTCATAGGTCCCCGGCGCAATTATGCGATTACAGATGTGTTGATTGACTCGTGGCGCCATCTCTGGATCGCCACATGGGGTCTGGGTGTGGGGCAGGCCGAACTCATTGATGGTCAGCTTTCATTCCTCACTTATGGTCCGCTGGAAGAAAATGTCACTGCTATTGCACGCGATGGTGATGTTTTGTGGATTGGGGGCGCAGATACTTATCGCGCACCTGCGCGAGGCATTACCCGGTATCGCCCTGGTACAAATACGTGGGAGTATTTTGAAGCCAACCGCATCATCGGTCTCGACGATCCCCAGATTGCCACGATATTACCCGGTGATGAAAATGTGTGGTTTGGCACCCACAATGGTCTGATGCGGTATTACAGACGCACGGGACAGTGGTTTACTTATCGCGAGACTCGTCTTTGGGGGCAGGTGCAGGCACTGGCACGCGATAACGACATTCTCTGGATTGGCTCGGAACGCGGTTTGGCTATGCTGGATATTAAAGCCGATTCGCTCGACTATGTGCAGGGTAGCGAATACGCGATTATCAATGCTATGGTTGCAGGTCCCGATTATATATGGGCAGGTACTGAGAGCGGTCTTTTTCAATGTGCCCGAGGGGATCGCACTTGGCGACCTGTAGCCGATGATATTGCCAAACGAAGGATACACGCGCTGGCTATGCACAACAATGATTTGTGGTTTGCTACAAACGTCCCATCAGCAGCTGTGCGATACCGTCCGGGAGATAATACCTGGCGCGAGTATCCCCTCGCCGAGATAGGCGGG is part of the Gemmatimonadota bacterium genome and encodes:
- the solA gene encoding N-methyl-L-tryptophan oxidase; this translates as MSSTYHTLVIGAGINGLCTCYHLLRQGIRDVGLIEQFGLAHGRGSSHGDSRITRSAYVNADYVRLMQIAHGESWPQLERDAEVQLIYPTPGCFFGPPGGKYESYAEAVTEVGVDVEPLTPEEGRKRFPVFRFENAAGVLHDRTAGLVAAAQAVQSLIYLIRRQGGDIRENTTVQRVDITRDPIRVETSAGDFETERLIVTAGPWVSRLLPVLDSRVAVARQTVGFFQLEGSREEFQPGAFPVWGYLLRKGDISYYGLPQFGRNGIKLAKHIVSGVDDDPDDVPTQMPEDAIEDLRVFIKAQFVPPVARFLDWETCLYTNTGTEDFILDIHPDNPNVVIGAGFSGHGFKFGPLTGRILSELSLNGKTSIPEFEAARTMFEVPGNV